Proteins from a single region of Pseudopedobacter saltans DSM 12145:
- a CDS encoding OmpA family protein — MKNLKLTIIFSFIIIKASAQFVPDYKRVADVYFQNHEYYAASEYYKKALNLSNDSVSGLTLPYIAENKVKSKKQNADIEQMVFNLAESYRIYKDFQNAEKWYSIAKDFSDEKYALSPYWYAVSLRANNKYDEAINAFENFIKKYKGEQAYVKQAEQEIASCNFALNEMRYPRLVSLKQLSAPVNAKGSNYAPLVQNNMMYFTSSRPINTSGKTEILGSGNSKIKKKESPYINAIYSIERAYIQSGANTTINKVELGFSSSENAAIALSPDGTRAFFTKWDAKENTKNIYTAKKIGDKWSQPESVGIQINIKGYNSIQPFVTTDGKYLLFSSDRPGGQGKYDLWFAPLRNDGTLGQSINMGTEINSAGDDQAPYYNSKNKTLLYSSNGRVGLGGFDFYEANGDFSSWSSPENLGFPFNSSKDDIYFAAIDTDGNKGYISSDRESVCCLELFQVQREFINLKGTLLDCESGKPIEKAKVILTDSLNNTSKELTLASDGMYSFKIDVPRPIKITVEKEGYFSKTIRFSRQDLAKADTLLNPNLCLTPLVIDKPIVLKDIYYEFNKAELTPMSAQALDILADIMMDNPKITIELSSHTDGIGSDAYNLDLSQRRAQSCVDYLIAKGISAGKIQAKGYGKSMPIAPNTINGKDNPEGRALNRRTEFKVIKK, encoded by the coding sequence ATGAAAAATTTAAAATTAACCATCATATTTAGCTTTATTATAATTAAAGCTTCCGCCCAGTTTGTACCGGATTACAAAAGAGTAGCGGATGTATATTTTCAGAATCACGAATACTATGCAGCTTCAGAATATTACAAGAAAGCACTCAATTTATCTAACGATTCTGTTAGTGGGCTGACACTTCCTTACATTGCTGAAAACAAGGTTAAATCGAAAAAACAAAATGCTGATATAGAACAAATGGTATTCAATTTAGCCGAAAGCTACCGGATTTATAAAGATTTCCAAAACGCCGAAAAGTGGTATAGTATTGCAAAGGACTTCAGCGATGAAAAATATGCTTTAAGTCCTTATTGGTATGCTGTATCGCTTAGAGCGAACAATAAATATGACGAAGCTATTAATGCTTTCGAAAACTTCATTAAGAAATATAAAGGCGAACAAGCTTATGTTAAACAGGCAGAACAGGAGATTGCAAGCTGTAATTTTGCCCTTAATGAAATGAGGTATCCCCGTTTGGTTTCACTTAAACAACTAAGTGCCCCCGTCAATGCAAAAGGGTCCAATTACGCTCCTCTTGTTCAAAACAACATGATGTATTTTACTTCTTCGAGACCTATTAATACCTCGGGTAAGACAGAAATTCTGGGATCTGGAAATTCTAAAATAAAGAAAAAAGAGTCGCCTTATATAAACGCTATTTATAGTATTGAAAGAGCCTACATCCAATCCGGAGCTAACACAACGATCAATAAAGTTGAGCTGGGGTTCAGTTCCTCAGAAAATGCAGCAATAGCTTTATCTCCAGACGGAACGCGAGCATTCTTTACAAAATGGGACGCTAAAGAGAATACTAAAAATATTTATACAGCCAAAAAAATTGGAGATAAGTGGTCGCAGCCCGAATCTGTTGGTATCCAGATAAACATTAAGGGCTATAATTCTATACAACCTTTTGTTACCACGGATGGAAAGTATTTGTTATTCTCATCTGACAGACCAGGTGGACAGGGCAAATATGATCTGTGGTTTGCTCCACTACGAAATGACGGCACTTTAGGGCAATCCATCAACATGGGAACAGAAATAAACTCTGCGGGTGATGATCAGGCTCCATATTACAACTCAAAAAATAAGACTTTACTTTACAGCAGTAATGGGCGTGTTGGCCTCGGAGGTTTTGATTTTTATGAAGCAAATGGTGATTTTTCTTCATGGTCTTCTCCAGAGAATCTGGGTTTTCCATTTAATTCATCTAAAGACGATATTTATTTCGCTGCAATAGATACCGACGGCAATAAAGGCTATATCAGTTCGGACAGGGAATCTGTATGTTGTCTTGAATTATTTCAGGTACAAAGAGAATTCATCAACCTGAAAGGAACTTTACTGGATTGTGAAAGCGGAAAACCTATCGAAAAAGCCAAAGTAATTTTAACGGATTCTTTAAACAACACTTCCAAAGAACTAACCTTAGCTTCTGATGGTATGTATTCGTTTAAAATAGACGTACCACGTCCAATAAAAATCACGGTAGAAAAAGAAGGGTATTTTTCTAAAACCATCAGATTTTCCAGACAAGACCTGGCTAAAGCCGATACTTTATTAAATCCGAATCTTTGCCTAACTCCTTTGGTTATAGACAAGCCAATAGTATTAAAAGATATCTATTATGAGTTCAATAAGGCAGAGCTTACTCCTATGTCTGCACAGGCGCTGGATATTTTAGCAGACATTATGATGGACAATCCTAAAATCACGATAGAACTGAGTTCCCATACTGATGGAATTGGCAGCGACGCTTATAATTTAGACTTGTCGCAAAGAAGGGCGCAATCCTGCGTTGACTATTTAATAGCCAAAGGAATAAGCGCTGGTAAAATACAAGCAAAAGGTTATGGTAAAAGTATGCCAATAGCTCCAAATACCATAAATGGTAAAGATAATCCTGAGGGACGGGCGTTAAACAGACGAACAGAATTCAAGGTTATTAAAAAATAA
- a CDS encoding PorP/SprF family type IX secretion system membrane protein gives MRKLRITLIISFICLCQMVKAQIDPHFSQYYAYPLLLNPALTGVVDGDYRVSINARQQWGSLNNAYYTGAASFDMAPTKNLAFGATVMNQKAGEVDFNYLTALASAAYRVRLGSDGNQILNFGLQAGIINKSFDASKVRTGNQYDPNSGYNGNLPSYENIASNSSFSPDVNAGLMYFDGTPNRSVNVFAGGSIAHLTRPVDKFLGNKERIPMRYTVHGGARVKVSDLIAITPNALYMSQGNAHETLAGAYAEFMINPETGLLVGGNYRVESSAIAFLGLQIKNLVLGLSYDMNTSHVTNISRTNGGLELSLSFTSRKGIIGPNFFCPRL, from the coding sequence ATGAGAAAGCTTAGAATAACATTAATCATATCTTTTATCTGTCTTTGCCAAATGGTTAAAGCTCAGATAGACCCTCATTTTTCGCAGTATTACGCTTATCCCTTATTGCTTAACCCAGCACTAACAGGAGTAGTTGATGGCGATTACCGTGTATCTATAAATGCGAGACAGCAATGGGGCTCGCTAAACAATGCCTACTATACAGGAGCAGCTTCTTTCGATATGGCGCCCACCAAGAATCTAGCTTTTGGCGCTACAGTGATGAATCAGAAAGCTGGCGAGGTAGATTTTAATTATCTCACTGCCCTTGCATCCGCGGCTTATCGCGTTAGATTGGGATCTGACGGTAACCAAATATTGAATTTTGGTTTACAGGCTGGAATTATAAATAAAAGCTTTGATGCTTCAAAAGTGAGAACAGGAAACCAATATGATCCAAATTCCGGTTATAATGGAAACTTGCCAAGCTATGAGAATATAGCATCAAACTCTTCTTTCTCTCCGGACGTGAATGCGGGACTTATGTATTTCGATGGAACTCCTAACAGAAGCGTAAATGTTTTCGCTGGAGGAAGCATAGCCCACTTAACACGTCCGGTAGATAAATTTTTAGGGAATAAAGAACGTATCCCTATGAGATACACCGTTCATGGCGGAGCCAGGGTTAAAGTATCGGATTTAATAGCGATAACCCCAAATGCTTTATATATGTCGCAGGGAAACGCACATGAAACTTTAGCCGGAGCTTACGCGGAGTTTATGATTAATCCTGAAACTGGTTTACTAGTCGGAGGAAACTACAGGGTTGAAAGCTCGGCTATTGCATTTTTGGGCTTACAGATTAAAAACCTGGTGCTTGGTTTAAGTTATGATATGAATACTTCCCATGTCACCAATATTTCCAGAACCAACGGGGGGTTAGAACTTTCTCTCTCTTTTACCAGTAGAAAGGGAATTATTGGCCCCAACTTTTTTTGTCCCAGACTTTAA
- a CDS encoding T9SS C-terminal target domain-containing protein, whose protein sequence is MKLLFTQKKPHYLTLNLLRALMVMVMVLVSLSTSYAQHPRQRVYANSVQKSADAYLLGLIKSGYVNNENNAIDGNVSNYATLNSTVVDLSVPLVLKLTLGAEAWVNLKFENEKPTQQTPVTVKLGLGNNLLSVLNGLHVQATKNGVPVGNEISGTSLLTVLKGDQVVEFTFIPQVDYDGVRIKLGVPENSLLSIGALATAKIYHAYFTKQVSNIVCETPIDVLYGNTGILAGGLNAVENPERAIDRNPSTAALLRANVGALNQTYLTAIYPALSRSGDSIRLILKNQNTGLLDLNLLSQNLRIRTYNDNQSAEDLTLNSALLKLNLLGGSNNLQVLTFPTSVPFNRIQISIGDGAAMALGGLYIHEIGRIAPLPIIQSPGLNNGSLIVCEGIPVNLSISSPESGSTYRWFDTSNNEITTGITNNGANINLTGLSPGTHELQVALYRFGCSDPISERTKITIIVTPGARAADITASNSQVCLGSPILLAAPSLTAGSAISNPIFTWYFDANKTQAITDGIVSNGSTYKLNPDGSLRITGLTATRNYYISVSGTGTCENPAGALKQVTATINNVSLPVIDLAGNQTIGAQGSITFTASATGAVSYQWFKDSNQIPGATNSTYTINNASSNDAGSYTVIAYGLGGCSSIASTAVNLQVGGFGSTKTVEGLNANGKIESGSNLTYKITVSNPGSSDLTNITITDPLPLGTTFVSASNSGTLTNNIVQWNNLTVTANSSLTVSMIVKVADDLTTIGAIGNKATITVPGQPDQNPEIPPVNTEQTFKYSAQKTVNNLNTNNQIEAGSIITYSIQVKNEGNMTLSGISVKDIVPNGTSYQANSADNGGQENGGEITWSINLNVGETKTVSFKALVNNDLTNVPNIENIARIEGPGGTVEAKVGPTPTHQIRKFISEKLDNTVNPVQAGDEITYTIKLENQGNIAINNIAILDPIPAGTTYIANSASHNGVFSSNILEWANLSIPVGGTTLVTFKVKVKDDLTGVSIIKNKATVTDPEDPQNPQNPETPGTNTKQIVSYAATKTLTSGLNSSQKIEPGAELTYVIAIENKGNVLLDNISIEDLVPNGTTYIAGSASNGATYDNVGNTLKWNVNVPVGTTLNAEFKVKVNNDLSGIASIKNTATVEDDTNPTDPTENNPKTVSTPDYDTEQNASFQVTSSVSSSSGATATPGAELTITINVENTGNIALSNVTIENPLPAYTTYLTGGNFDPNTGKITLDIPAIAVGATESVSFTVKVNNNVGLINTISNYAIVTANAVSKTTYASIAVSCPQTAQIASISANGNMICLNNSSTTTVTITADPSLLNPIFYLYDENHAFITSNTTGIFTVNATAGQTYNYYGGASADGYCETLLGDRKKTTFSVSNLPNTPSVTSTNIEVCPSTKATLSISNPENGITYNWYNQPIGGVLLGSGTSYETTAIAANTIFYVEASNASCTSASRTAINVNILPAPAAPASISIANTQLCAGSPAKLSVDNPVNGLTYRWYSSLSGGSYLYEGDIITTNNLTGNTTLYVEAINTNSCVSATRTKVDITVLSIPVAPADVDIVNGPSICSGSIASLSVKNPTSGITYKWYNTEFNGAPIHEGINYATGILNSDLTLFIEAANSNSCVSSNRTKVTIKVFDKPMAPASVSIDNKAICAGASATLSVDNPVAGTTYNWYSSETGGSPLHTGGTYPMLNLQASTIVFVEARNANLCISSTRTRVNVTVLPIPVTPASAKATNNIICSGSTASLYVENPVAGITYKWYTNLTGGTVLGEGDRFTTGALTTNSTFYVEAVNANSCASSGRAMVNVDVLPVLAIPSVSVQSKTTNSITFSWSPVTNAKGYEISINGQTWSAPSSGVTGTTHTFDNLKPAQQVSLSVRAKGTTECQTSAGSSLLTIESENPFGNGVFIPNTFTPNNDGQNDQFLIYSNTISSMTMRVFNQWGQLIFQSNQPTIGWDGNYQGKAQPSGVYVYHIEVTFNDGNRETKKGTVTLIR, encoded by the coding sequence ATGAAATTATTATTTACTCAAAAGAAACCCCATTACCTTACCTTGAACCTATTAAGAGCGCTGATGGTGATGGTTATGGTACTGGTTTCTTTATCGACCTCTTATGCACAACATCCGCGTCAAAGAGTATACGCCAATAGTGTGCAAAAAAGCGCAGACGCCTATCTTTTAGGTCTTATAAAATCCGGTTATGTTAACAATGAGAACAATGCCATAGACGGGAACGTCTCTAACTACGCCACACTTAATTCAACTGTTGTTGATTTGAGTGTACCTTTAGTACTCAAGCTCACTCTTGGTGCTGAAGCATGGGTAAACCTCAAGTTTGAGAACGAAAAGCCAACCCAGCAAACTCCCGTTACTGTTAAACTGGGGCTGGGAAATAACCTACTTTCCGTATTAAACGGCCTGCATGTCCAGGCTACAAAAAATGGTGTACCAGTGGGTAATGAAATTTCTGGAACAAGTCTCCTTACTGTTTTAAAAGGCGATCAGGTAGTCGAATTTACCTTTATTCCTCAGGTAGATTATGACGGCGTACGGATAAAATTAGGAGTACCGGAAAACAGTTTACTTTCTATTGGTGCCTTAGCCACTGCTAAAATTTATCATGCCTATTTCACAAAGCAGGTCAGCAATATTGTGTGCGAAACACCAATAGATGTATTATATGGCAATACTGGTATACTGGCGGGCGGTTTAAATGCAGTAGAAAATCCAGAAAGAGCTATTGACAGAAACCCTTCTACCGCAGCTTTGCTTAGAGCAAATGTTGGAGCGTTAAACCAAACTTACCTTACGGCTATATATCCTGCACTTAGCAGGAGCGGAGATTCTATCCGATTAATTTTAAAGAATCAAAACACCGGATTACTGGACTTAAATTTATTATCTCAAAACCTTAGAATACGAACTTATAATGATAACCAAAGTGCAGAAGACCTTACGCTTAATTCTGCACTTTTAAAACTGAACCTTCTTGGAGGCTCCAACAACTTACAAGTCCTAACCTTTCCTACTTCTGTCCCTTTTAATAGAATTCAAATCTCTATTGGAGATGGAGCAGCAATGGCCCTGGGAGGATTGTATATACATGAAATCGGCCGGATAGCACCATTACCTATCATACAAAGTCCTGGGTTAAACAATGGTTCATTAATTGTTTGTGAAGGCATTCCGGTAAATTTAAGTATCTCATCTCCGGAATCCGGCTCGACGTATAGATGGTTCGATACTTCAAATAATGAAATAACTACTGGTATAACAAACAATGGTGCTAATATAAACCTGACAGGACTCAGTCCAGGCACTCATGAACTGCAAGTAGCACTATACCGCTTTGGTTGCTCCGATCCCATATCTGAAAGAACAAAAATCACGATTATTGTTACTCCCGGAGCCCGTGCTGCAGACATTACTGCTTCTAACTCGCAAGTCTGTTTAGGGTCACCAATTCTACTGGCGGCACCTTCCTTAACCGCAGGAAGTGCAATTTCCAACCCGATATTTACCTGGTATTTTGACGCCAATAAAACTCAGGCGATTACAGATGGAATAGTTTCTAATGGTTCTACCTACAAATTAAATCCTGATGGATCCCTAAGAATTACCGGACTTACCGCCACTCGTAATTATTACATCAGTGTAAGCGGTACCGGCACCTGCGAAAATCCAGCAGGAGCACTAAAACAAGTTACTGCTACAATAAACAATGTATCTCTACCAGTTATTGATTTAGCAGGTAACCAAACTATTGGTGCTCAGGGATCAATAACATTTACAGCATCTGCAACAGGAGCTGTATCTTATCAATGGTTTAAAGATTCAAATCAAATTCCTGGAGCAACAAACTCTACTTATACGATAAACAATGCCTCCTCTAACGACGCAGGATCTTACACGGTTATAGCCTACGGATTAGGCGGTTGTAGTTCTATAGCTAGCACTGCGGTAAACCTGCAAGTTGGGGGATTTGGAAGCACAAAAACAGTTGAAGGATTAAATGCAAATGGGAAAATAGAATCCGGATCAAATCTAACTTACAAAATTACTGTAAGCAATCCAGGCTCCAGCGATCTAACAAATATAACTATAACAGATCCGCTACCACTGGGTACTACTTTCGTAAGTGCCAGCAACAGTGGCACACTAACCAACAATATAGTCCAATGGAATAACCTTACCGTGACTGCAAATAGCAGCTTAACGGTAAGTATGATCGTAAAAGTGGCGGACGATTTAACCACAATAGGTGCCATAGGTAATAAAGCTACCATTACGGTGCCTGGTCAGCCGGACCAGAATCCAGAAATTCCTCCAGTAAATACTGAACAAACTTTTAAATATTCTGCACAAAAAACAGTAAATAACTTAAATACCAACAACCAGATAGAAGCCGGATCGATAATAACCTACTCCATACAGGTTAAAAACGAAGGAAACATGACACTATCCGGTATTAGTGTAAAAGATATCGTTCCTAATGGCACTAGCTATCAAGCAAATAGTGCAGACAATGGGGGACAAGAAAACGGTGGCGAAATTACATGGTCGATTAACCTCAATGTAGGTGAAACTAAAACAGTTTCTTTCAAAGCTCTTGTTAATAACGATCTGACAAATGTACCAAATATAGAAAACATTGCCAGAATTGAAGGTCCTGGTGGTACAGTTGAAGCAAAAGTGGGGCCTACACCAACCCATCAAATCAGGAAATTTATTTCAGAAAAACTTGATAACACAGTAAATCCTGTACAGGCCGGTGATGAAATTACCTATACTATTAAACTGGAGAACCAGGGAAATATTGCTATTAACAATATAGCCATTCTAGATCCTATTCCTGCCGGAACAACTTATATAGCTAACTCAGCAAGTCATAATGGTGTTTTTTCCTCGAATATACTGGAATGGGCAAACTTGTCTATACCTGTTGGAGGCACAACATTGGTTACTTTTAAAGTAAAAGTAAAAGATGACCTGACGGGTGTATCTATAATAAAAAACAAAGCTACTGTTACTGATCCTGAAGATCCGCAGAACCCGCAAAACCCAGAAACTCCGGGCACAAACACGAAACAAATTGTTAGTTATGCAGCCACAAAAACCCTGACTTCCGGCTTAAATAGCAGTCAGAAAATAGAACCGGGAGCTGAGTTAACTTACGTTATTGCTATTGAAAACAAAGGAAATGTTTTACTGGACAACATCTCTATTGAAGACCTGGTGCCTAACGGTACAACCTACATAGCAGGAAGTGCTTCCAATGGTGCAACTTATGATAACGTAGGTAACACTTTGAAATGGAATGTAAACGTTCCTGTTGGAACAACTCTGAACGCGGAATTCAAAGTTAAGGTGAACAATGACCTATCAGGAATTGCATCCATAAAAAACACAGCCACAGTTGAGGATGACACTAACCCGACAGACCCTACGGAAAATAATCCAAAAACCGTAAGCACACCAGATTATGATACTGAGCAAAACGCGAGCTTTCAGGTAACGAGCAGTGTGTCTTCTTCAAGCGGTGCTACCGCTACCCCAGGAGCAGAACTTACGATCACAATTAATGTAGAAAACACAGGAAATATTGCTTTATCTAATGTGACAATTGAGAATCCATTGCCTGCGTATACTACTTATCTAACCGGAGGAAACTTTGATCCGAATACCGGGAAAATAACATTGGACATCCCGGCAATAGCAGTTGGGGCTACTGAATCCGTTTCTTTCACAGTAAAAGTGAATAATAACGTAGGCCTGATTAATACAATATCTAATTATGCAATTGTAACAGCGAACGCCGTTTCTAAAACAACTTATGCAAGTATAGCAGTTTCATGTCCACAAACAGCTCAAATTGCATCAATATCAGCAAATGGTAATATGATTTGCTTAAACAACAGCAGCACAACAACTGTTACAATAACCGCAGATCCGTCATTATTAAACCCTATATTTTATTTATATGATGAAAACCATGCATTTATTACCAGCAATACTACCGGTATATTTACAGTAAATGCTACTGCCGGACAAACATACAATTACTATGGCGGTGCTAGTGCAGACGGTTACTGCGAGACTCTTCTGGGAGACAGAAAAAAAACAACATTCTCTGTTAGCAATTTACCGAACACCCCTTCAGTAACATCAACCAACATTGAAGTTTGCCCATCAACAAAGGCTACATTAAGTATATCGAACCCTGAAAACGGTATAACTTACAATTGGTATAATCAACCTATTGGCGGCGTTTTACTAGGCAGCGGAACATCATATGAAACAACTGCTATTGCAGCGAATACGATATTCTATGTAGAAGCATCTAATGCCAGCTGCACAAGCGCCAGTAGAACTGCCATAAATGTTAACATATTACCTGCACCGGCGGCTCCTGCTTCTATAAGCATAGCCAATACTCAATTGTGTGCTGGATCACCCGCTAAACTTTCTGTAGATAATCCGGTTAACGGACTTACATATAGATGGTACAGTAGCTTAAGTGGCGGTAGTTATTTATATGAAGGAGATATTATCACCACAAACAATCTTACCGGAAACACAACATTGTACGTTGAAGCCATCAATACAAATTCTTGTGTGAGCGCAACACGAACAAAAGTAGACATAACAGTTTTAAGTATTCCGGTTGCTCCTGCCGACGTGGACATTGTGAATGGACCATCCATCTGCTCAGGCTCCATAGCATCTTTATCAGTTAAAAACCCTACTTCGGGAATTACCTATAAGTGGTATAATACGGAATTTAACGGAGCACCAATACATGAAGGTATAAACTATGCTACCGGCATTTTAAACAGTGACCTCACATTATTTATTGAAGCGGCAAACAGTAACTCTTGTGTAAGTTCTAACAGAACTAAGGTTACTATTAAAGTTTTTGACAAGCCGATGGCACCAGCTTCGGTTAGCATTGATAACAAAGCAATTTGTGCCGGAGCTTCCGCTACGCTTTCTGTAGATAACCCTGTTGCCGGTACTACTTACAATTGGTATTCAAGCGAAACTGGAGGCAGTCCGCTTCACACTGGAGGAACATATCCAATGCTAAATCTACAAGCCAGCACTATTGTGTTTGTGGAAGCCAGAAACGCTAACTTATGTATCAGTTCGACAAGAACCCGTGTAAACGTTACAGTTCTGCCGATACCTGTTACACCTGCTTCGGCGAAAGCAACAAATAATATAATATGCTCAGGCTCTACGGCAAGTCTTTATGTAGAGAATCCTGTAGCTGGAATTACTTACAAGTGGTACACTAATTTAACCGGAGGTACAGTATTAGGAGAAGGTGATAGATTTACTACCGGAGCCTTAACAACCAACAGTACATTTTATGTGGAAGCAGTAAACGCTAATTCTTGTGCTAGTTCGGGAAGAGCTATGGTAAATGTCGATGTACTTCCTGTTTTAGCTATTCCTTCTGTTTCGGTTCAAAGCAAAACCACGAACAGCATTACTTTTAGCTGGAGCCCAGTTACTAATGCGAAAGGATATGAGATTTCCATTAATGGCCAAACATGGTCTGCACCAAGTTCGGGAGTTACGGGAACTACACATACATTTGACAACCTAAAACCAGCACAACAGGTTTCCTTATCTGTAAGAGCTAAAGGTACTACCGAATGTCAAACCAGTGCAGGTTCGTCCTTATTAACTATAGAGAGCGAGAATCCTTTTGGTAACGGAGTATTTATTCCAAACACCTTCACTCCTAATAATGATGGACAAAATGATCAGTTTCTGATTTACAGTAATACTATAAGCTCTATGACTATGAGAGTGTTTAACCAATGGGGACAGCTTATATTCCAATCTAATCAACCAACAATTGGTTGGGACGGAAATTATCAAGGCAAGGCCCAACCGTCCGGAGTGTATGTCTACCATATAGAAGTTACTTTCAACGACGGAAACAGAGAAACTAAAAAAGGTACCGTGACTTTGATCAGATAG